Sequence from the Microbacterium sp. AZCO genome:
AAGCGGAAGAGCGATGCGGAGCCGCCGAGCGACACCTGCGCCGCGAGACGCACGTTCTCGAGCACGGTGAGCTTCGGGAAGAGGCTCGAGGTCTGGAAGGTGCGCCCCAGTCCCGCCCGCGCCCGCGCCGCCACGGACGTCGACGTGATGTCGTGGTCGTCGAGGACGATGCGACCCGCGGTCGGCTTCACGAGACCGGAGATCACGTTGAAGAGCGTGGTCTTGCCGGCGCCGTTCGGCCCGATGACGCCGACGAGCGAGCCCGGGGCGACATCGAGCTCCACGTCCTTGAGGATGGTGGCACCGCCGATCTGCAGCCCGAGGCCTTCGACCCTGAGGGCGGATCCGCGTGGCGCGGACGGGAGGGGTGCGTTCATGCGTCGGCTGTCTACTTCGCCTCGGTGGGAGCGACGTCGTCGGCCGCGACCGTGTCGACGAGCTCGGGGGTGAAGGCTGCGCCGTCGGCGACGAGCTTGACCTGGTACATGTCCTGCAGGAGCGCGTGGTCGCTCGCCCGCACCGTCATGGCGCCCTTCGGCCCGTCGAACTCGAAGCCCTCGAGCGCCGAGATCATCGCGTCGACGTCGCCCTTGCCCTCCTTGATGGCGTGGACGATCATGATCGCCGCGTTGAAGCCGTCGGGGCTGAACAGGTCGGGCGTGCCGCCGGCATCCTCGATCGCCTTCACCATCGCGTCGTTCACGTCGTTGTCGGGCGCGCCCGGGAAGTAGTGGTTGAGGAAGCTGATCTTCTCGGATGCCTCGCCGTACGCGCCGAACGTGGCGGAGTCGCCGAGCCCCGTGACGACGGGGATGGCGTCGAGGACGCCCTGCTGGCTCATCGCCTGCCACATGGCGCCGGAGGTCGCACCGGCCCACGCGACGAAGACGAGGTCGGGGTCGCCAGCGAGCACCTGCTGCGCGAACGGCGTGAACTCGGTCGCATCCTCCGGCACGAGTACGGAATTCACCGTCGCGCCCTGAGCGCCGAGGATCGCCTTCACGGCCGCCTCGTTCCCCGTGCCGAACGCCGTGTTCTGCGCGAGGACCGTGATCGTCTTGCCGTCGAGGTCGTCGAGGAAGGTGCCCGCGGTCGCGACATCCTGTGCGCTCTGGCGTCCCGAACGGAAGGTGTACTCGTTGATCCCCGTGATGGCATCGGCGGCGGCGGGGCCGGAGATGTACAGCACCTTGTTCTGCTCCGCCTGCTCGGCGACCGCGAGTGCGACGCCCGACGACGCCGTACCGGCGATGATGTTCGTGCCGGCGCCGATGAGCTCCTTCACGGCCGTGACCGCCTTGTCCGGGTCGCCGGTGTCATCGCGGTACTCGACGGTGATCTTCGTGCCGTCGACCTCGCCCGAGCCGTCGGTCGCGTAGTCGAGGCCGGCCTTGAAGGCATCGAGGTACTGCTTGCCGTAGCCGGCGAGAGCTCCGGTCTCGCTTGTGACGATGCCGACGCTCACCTCCGTCGGACCCGCCTCGCCGGTCGCATCGGACTCGCCGCCCGCGGTGGTCGGCGCGCAGGCCGCCAGGAGGAGGGCGGCCGTGGCGACCACGGACCCCAGGAGCAACTTCTTCGTAACCCGCATGTGCGTGCCTTTCACCATTGAAGGGTGTGCTGTTGGTGCACCTGAAGGGTGATTCAGGTTCTTGCAATCTAGGAAACGCGGACGCCCTCGTCAAGTCCGCGGGATAGATACCTGGGGTATATATCTTTGGTATACTTATCCGGTGACACACGACCACGATCGCGACATCGAACGGCTCATCGTCGCGGCGCATGCCCTCACCCGCGTGGCTGCGCTCGAGACACGCAACGAGACGCCCGCGGCCCAGTGGCGGACGCTGACGATACTCCGGGACCGCGGCCCGCTCCGCGTCGGCGAGATCGCAAGCCTCAGCCGGGTGACCCAGCCCGGCATGACGCGGCTTGTCGGCCAGATGACCGAGGCGGGACTCATCGAGCGATCGACGGATGCCTCGGACTCGCGCGTGACGATCGTGTCGGTCACTCCCCTCGGCCTCGAGGCTCTCGACACGTGGCTCGTGCAGCTGACGGCCGCCCTCGCGCCGCATTTCGAAGACCTCACCGACGAAGAATGGAGCGCTGTGCGCACGACCGCCGCCGTCCTCTCCCGCAAGATCCCCGCTGTGGAGGTCGCCCGATGAGCGCCGCCACCGGAACCGCCGTCTGGCGCCAGCCCGGGCAGGTGTGGGCCGTCGCCTTCGCGTGCGTCGTCGCCTTCATGGGCATCGGCCTCGTCGACCCGATCCTCCCGGTCATCGCCGACTCGCTGCAGGCGAGCCCCGTGCAGACCGAGCTGCTCTTCACGAGCTACCTGCTGGTGACGGGTCTCGCGATGCTCGTCACGAGCTGGATCTCGAGCCGCATCGGAGCGAAGGCCACGCTGCTCACGGGGCTCGGCCTCATCGTCGTCTTCGCGCTCCTCTGCGCCCTGAGCGGCAGCGTCGACGCGATCATCGCGTTCCGCGCCGGCTGGGGTCTCGGCAACGCCCTCTTCATCTCGACGGCGCTCGCGACGATCGTGGGCGCCGCGTCAGGCGGCAGCGGTGCGGCGATCATCCTCTACGAGGCGGCCCTCGGCCTCGGCATCGCGATCGGCCCGCTGCTCGGCGGCATCCTCGGCGAGGTCAGCTGGCGCGGCCCCTTCTTCGGCGTCGTCGCCCTCATGGCGATCGCGTTCATCGCGGTGCTGACGCTCCTGCGCGGTCCCTTCGAGAAGCGTCAGCCGGTGCCGCTGTCCGCGCCGTTCCGCGCGCTGCGTCGCCCCGCGCTGGCGATCCTCGCGATCGCCGCGCTGTTCTACAACATCGGCTTCTTCGTGCTGCTGGCGT
This genomic interval carries:
- a CDS encoding substrate-binding domain-containing protein, whose amino-acid sequence is MRVTKKLLLGSVVATAALLLAACAPTTAGGESDATGEAGPTEVSVGIVTSETGALAGYGKQYLDAFKAGLDYATDGSGEVDGTKITVEYRDDTGDPDKAVTAVKELIGAGTNIIAGTASSGVALAVAEQAEQNKVLYISGPAAADAITGINEYTFRSGRQSAQDVATAGTFLDDLDGKTITVLAQNTAFGTGNEAAVKAILGAQGATVNSVLVPEDATEFTPFAQQVLAGDPDLVFVAWAGATSGAMWQAMSQQGVLDAIPVVTGLGDSATFGAYGEASEKISFLNHYFPGAPDNDVNDAMVKAIEDAGGTPDLFSPDGFNAAIMIVHAIKEGKGDVDAMISALEGFEFDGPKGAMTVRASDHALLQDMYQVKLVADGAAFTPELVDTVAADDVAPTEAK
- a CDS encoding MarR family transcriptional regulator, with translation MTHDHDRDIERLIVAAHALTRVAALETRNETPAAQWRTLTILRDRGPLRVGEIASLSRVTQPGMTRLVGQMTEAGLIERSTDASDSRVTIVSVTPLGLEALDTWLVQLTAALAPHFEDLTDEEWSAVRTTAAVLSRKIPAVEVAR
- a CDS encoding MFS transporter, whose amino-acid sequence is MSAATGTAVWRQPGQVWAVAFACVVAFMGIGLVDPILPVIADSLQASPVQTELLFTSYLLVTGLAMLVTSWISSRIGAKATLLTGLGLIVVFALLCALSGSVDAIIAFRAGWGLGNALFISTALATIVGAASGGSGAAIILYEAALGLGIAIGPLLGGILGEVSWRGPFFGVVALMAIAFIAVLTLLRGPFEKRQPVPLSAPFRALRRPALAILAIAALFYNIGFFVLLAFSPFPLGFGALGIGLTFFGWGVALAVTSVWVAPLLLRRLARTTVMLIVLPLLAVDMFAAALFVANAAALVTCIVVGGLLLGIMNTVLTESVMEATDYPRAVASSAYSAVRFLGGAAAPPIAALLWHAFNASVPYVFAGISVLIAAGTLAVGRRALRHIDAIEADAGDEAASVLVGDAA